The Chryseolinea soli genome contains a region encoding:
- a CDS encoding RNA polymerase sigma factor, protein MDQPGVNIHHDLIERCKAGDSVAQHSLYKLYAKAMYNVGYRITRSEEEAEDVLQEAFINAFRNLDSYRGDATFGAWLKRIVVNKAINALNKKKHEAIPDDEKWDVAEEEPPADYGNELTVDRVKRGIEQLPDGYRSVLSLYLLEGYDHQEIAEIMGITESTSKSQLNRAKSKLRQLLTQVHLR, encoded by the coding sequence GTGGACCAACCGGGAGTAAACATTCACCACGACCTGATCGAGCGTTGCAAGGCGGGCGACAGCGTGGCGCAGCATAGCCTTTATAAGCTCTATGCCAAGGCCATGTACAATGTGGGCTACCGCATCACCCGAAGCGAGGAGGAGGCCGAGGACGTGCTCCAGGAGGCCTTCATCAACGCCTTCCGCAACCTCGATAGCTACCGTGGCGACGCCACCTTTGGCGCCTGGTTGAAACGCATCGTGGTGAACAAGGCCATCAACGCTCTGAACAAGAAAAAGCACGAAGCCATACCCGACGACGAAAAATGGGATGTTGCCGAGGAGGAGCCACCCGCCGACTATGGGAATGAACTCACGGTTGACCGGGTGAAACGGGGTATCGAACAGTTGCCCGATGGCTACCGGTCCGTGCTCTCGCTATATTTGTTGGAAGGCTACGACCACCAGGAGATCGCCGAGATCATGGGCATCACGGAGTCGACTTCGAAATCGCAGCTCAACCGCGCGAAAAGTAAATTGAGACAATTATTAACCCAGGTTCACCTGAGATAA
- a CDS encoding CCA tRNA nucleotidyltransferase — MNLATSLDHPVFRRIGAVADRLGLDTYVVGGYVRDLILKRPSKDIDFVCIGSGIALAQEVAKALGPDVHVAIYKNFGTAQIRFDNMDLEFVGARKESYRAESRKPIVEDGTLDDDQKRRDFTMNALAISLNQRNFGELIDPFGGQEDMRKKSIRTPLDPEVTFSDDPLRMMRAVRFASQLNYDIEADTFQALTTQAARLKIVSQERITDELNKIILSPIPSYGFKLLFHSGLLNQFFPELVALHGVEYVGNRAHKDNFFHTLQVLDNVAKESSDLWLRWAAILHDIAKPATKRYDKDHGWTFHGHEDRGARMTPGIFKRLKLPMNEHMLFVQNLVRLHLRPIPLAKEVTDSAIRRLLFDAGNDIDALMTLCRADITSKNMEKVGRFLKNFDLVEQKIAEVEQKDNIRNFQPPVTGDMIMAMYNLPPGRIIGDIKEQIKEAILEGEIRNDKEEALALLHRIAAEKGLVRNADPLPNPE, encoded by the coding sequence ATGAACCTGGCCACCTCCCTCGATCACCCCGTATTCCGCCGCATCGGCGCTGTAGCCGACCGGTTGGGTCTGGATACCTACGTGGTGGGAGGCTATGTCCGTGACCTCATTCTGAAGCGTCCAAGTAAAGACATCGATTTCGTCTGCATCGGCAGTGGTATCGCCCTGGCCCAGGAAGTGGCCAAAGCCCTCGGCCCGGATGTGCATGTGGCCATCTATAAAAACTTTGGCACCGCCCAGATCCGGTTCGACAACATGGACCTGGAGTTTGTGGGGGCCCGCAAAGAATCCTACCGTGCCGAATCCCGCAAACCTATCGTGGAAGACGGCACCCTCGACGACGACCAGAAGCGCCGCGACTTCACCATGAACGCCCTGGCCATCAGCCTAAACCAGCGGAATTTTGGCGAGCTCATCGACCCGTTTGGGGGCCAGGAAGACATGCGCAAAAAAAGCATCCGCACCCCGCTCGACCCGGAGGTCACCTTCTCCGACGACCCGCTCCGCATGATGCGCGCCGTCCGCTTTGCTTCCCAACTGAATTACGACATCGAGGCCGACACCTTTCAGGCCCTCACCACCCAAGCGGCCCGTCTCAAGATCGTATCACAGGAGCGCATTACGGACGAACTTAACAAGATCATTCTGAGCCCCATACCATCATACGGCTTCAAGCTGCTCTTTCACAGTGGCCTGCTCAACCAGTTCTTCCCCGAGCTGGTGGCGTTGCACGGTGTAGAGTACGTGGGGAACCGCGCCCATAAGGATAATTTCTTCCACACCCTGCAGGTGCTGGACAACGTCGCCAAGGAATCCAGTGACCTCTGGTTGCGCTGGGCGGCCATACTACACGACATCGCCAAGCCGGCCACCAAGCGCTATGACAAAGACCACGGTTGGACTTTTCACGGCCATGAAGACCGTGGCGCGCGCATGACCCCGGGCATTTTCAAGCGCCTCAAACTGCCCATGAACGAGCACATGCTGTTTGTCCAGAACCTCGTGCGTCTGCACCTGCGCCCGATTCCATTGGCCAAGGAGGTGACCGACAGCGCTATCCGCCGCTTGCTCTTCGACGCGGGCAACGACATCGACGCGCTCATGACCCTGTGCCGGGCCGACATCACTTCCAAGAACATGGAAAAGGTGGGCCGGTTCCTGAAGAATTTTGACCTCGTGGAGCAGAAGATCGCCGAGGTGGAGCAGAAGGACAACATCCGCAATTTCCAGCCGCCCGTGACCGGCGACATGATCATGGCCATGTATAACCTGCCTCCCGGCCGCATCATCGGCGACATCAAGGAGCAGATCAAGGAAGCCATTCTGGAAGGCGAGATCCGAAACGACAAGGAGGAGGCCCTGGCCCTGCTCCACCGGATCGCCGCCGAAAAGGGGCTGGTGAGAAACGCCGATCCCCTGCCAAATCCGGAATGA
- the msrA gene encoding peptide-methionine (S)-S-oxide reductase MsrA, producing MTNPIQTEGLELATFGSGCFWCTEAVFQNVEGVEKVESGYSGGKVKNPTYKEVCSGLTGHAEVIQLTYDPKKVTYDELLEIFWKTHDPTTLNRQGNDEGPQYRSVIFYHNDEQKRLAESYKAKLIQEQIYDRPIVTEITPFSVFYKAEDYHQNYYNLNGNAPYCSYVIQPKVEKFKKVFKDKLKKE from the coding sequence ATGACAAATCCTATTCAAACAGAAGGCCTGGAGCTTGCCACTTTCGGTTCCGGTTGCTTCTGGTGTACCGAAGCTGTTTTCCAAAATGTAGAAGGTGTCGAAAAAGTTGAATCCGGTTATTCAGGGGGCAAGGTAAAGAACCCGACCTACAAAGAAGTGTGCAGCGGTCTCACCGGCCACGCTGAAGTGATCCAACTTACCTACGACCCGAAAAAGGTGACCTACGACGAGTTGTTGGAGATCTTCTGGAAGACCCACGATCCGACCACCCTAAACCGACAGGGCAACGACGAAGGGCCGCAGTATCGCTCGGTGATCTTTTATCACAACGATGAACAAAAGCGATTGGCCGAATCTTATAAGGCAAAACTTATCCAGGAGCAAATATACGATCGTCCGATCGTCACGGAGATCACGCCTTTCAGTGTGTTCTACAAGGCCGAAGACTATCACCAAAACTACTACAACCTGAATGGTAACGCTCCCTACTGCTCGTATGTTATCCAACCCAAGGTTGAAAAGTTTAAGAAGGTGTTTAAAGACAAATTGAAAAAAGAATAA
- a CDS encoding LamG domain-containing protein — translation MKFRDLSGGLLLVLIFAIVLESCKDDAPDPVVPVVVNFQSKSVSVNESKVDGEVVTLALQGPATRDQNVKVSISDHTTSYGDDYVTEPVAVGGMITLHVAKGATNASFKIVPKVNSAFDGDKDVTFFLTGTDSVSVVGNAESRATIVDDDLVFFLPMLASIADNSHFSNQILEGSGSFVPGTTGKPATAYHLNGYSDRIIVKNASALDKIEKITLAAWVKPESFYGNGNNGILEKPYQTHSGPTYQYKLGLTGDEYPNTTATFNFALSLNLQYKVVVSPATWVTGQWYFVVATYDGAAMSLYVNGELSISQPATGVINQFGQNLVIGETYNISSYTPGNFGEMRIYNRALSAAEIKDLYQR, via the coding sequence ATGAAATTTCGTGACCTGTCCGGGGGTCTTTTGCTTGTTTTGATTTTTGCCATCGTTCTTGAAAGTTGCAAAGACGACGCCCCCGACCCGGTGGTGCCTGTAGTGGTCAATTTTCAAAGTAAGTCCGTGTCCGTCAATGAATCGAAAGTCGATGGCGAAGTCGTTACCCTTGCCTTGCAAGGGCCAGCCACAAGAGACCAGAATGTTAAAGTATCGATCAGTGATCACACGACTTCTTATGGGGACGACTATGTGACAGAGCCTGTTGCCGTTGGCGGTATGATCACTTTGCATGTTGCGAAAGGCGCGACAAATGCTTCCTTTAAAATCGTTCCAAAAGTGAATTCGGCTTTTGATGGAGACAAAGACGTGACCTTTTTCCTCACGGGAACCGATAGCGTTAGCGTTGTGGGCAATGCGGAATCGCGGGCAACCATTGTCGATGACGACTTGGTATTTTTTCTTCCCATGCTGGCATCGATTGCCGACAATTCTCATTTTTCGAATCAGATCTTGGAGGGCTCAGGTTCTTTTGTTCCCGGCACGACTGGCAAACCGGCCACGGCTTATCATTTGAATGGCTATTCCGATCGGATCATCGTAAAAAATGCGTCGGCGTTGGATAAAATTGAAAAGATAACCCTTGCAGCCTGGGTGAAGCCGGAATCCTTCTATGGTAATGGAAACAACGGAATCCTGGAAAAACCCTATCAAACGCACTCAGGCCCGACGTATCAATACAAACTCGGACTGACCGGCGACGAGTATCCGAACACAACGGCCACGTTCAACTTTGCGCTGTCACTGAATCTTCAATATAAAGTAGTGGTTTCGCCTGCCACATGGGTGACCGGACAATGGTATTTCGTCGTGGCGACTTATGATGGAGCGGCCATGTCGCTCTACGTGAACGGAGAACTTTCGATATCTCAACCCGCAACCGGGGTGATCAACCAGTTTGGCCAGAACCTGGTGATCGGCGAGACCTACAATATCTCGTCCTATACTCCAGGAAATTTTGGTGAAATGCGCATTTATAACCGTGCGTTGTCGGCTGCGGAGATCAAGGATCTCTATCAGCGCTAA